In the candidate division WOR-3 bacterium genome, CGTTCAACCTGTCTGCGTCGGCATGTCGGCGCGGTGATCGTAAAGAACAAAAGGATTCTCGCCACCGGCTATAACGGAGCGCCCAGCGGAGTGGCGCACTGCGAAGAGGTGGGTTGTCTTAGGGAAAAATTAAAAATCCCTGCAGGTGAACGCCATGAAATATGTCGGGGAACCCATGCCGAGCAGAATGCGATCATCCAGGCGGCAACCTTTGGAGTGGACATCAGCGGTGCTGTCATCTACAGCACTCATCAACCATGTTTTATCTGTACGAAGATGCTGATCAACGCCCATATATCAAAGATTATCTTCAAGAACAAATATCCGGACAAGCTGGCGATGGAAATGCTCGAACAGACGAAGATTCCCTGCATACAACTCAAAAAATAGTCCCTTTTCCACGATCC is a window encoding:
- a CDS encoding cytidine deaminase; translated protein: MRKSWDEYFMSIAELVSERSTCLRRHVGAVIVKNKRILATGYNGAPSGVAHCEEVGCLREKLKIPAGERHEICRGTHAEQNAIIQAATFGVDISGAVIYSTHQPCFICTKMLINAHISKIIFKNKYPDKLAMEMLEQTKIPCIQLKK